The Tripterygium wilfordii isolate XIE 37 chromosome 23, ASM1340144v1, whole genome shotgun sequence genomic sequence TATCTTTTACAATGTCATTTTTGGCATCTGTTGACCTTGACAATTGCTTCTATGCCAAAGGCAACTTTAAACATGGATACAGAGATTCTTGTTAATGCTTGATCATGTGTGGGGGGCGGGTATGAATTTCTCACCCTATCTACCCTGCCATGCTAGCATATATACCTGtctttttttctatttcctTCTGAATATTTTTGTAAGTTTTATAATTTGTTCATAGGACCGTTCACTTCCTGTAGTTTATTTGTGAATATTTTACGGTATTAAGATATCAGTCTTTGTTtaagttttgtttgtttttattttgtgttttatggACTTTGATATGAGGTATGTCCCTCGTATTGTGTGTGCATTACTCACttaacaagaaaataataaccCTTTTGCTTGGCCTTACCCTTCGAGAAAGAACTCCAAGCAATCATCTCTCACTCTTTGTCCATAGAGAGACCATAAAGAGATGGTAAGTATGGAGTAGAGCTACAAGTCGGGTGCCACCCTAGCTGGTTCCCATTCTTGTATTTCTACCCGGTGGTCAAGGGTTCAATCCTTGTGGGTAGCATTTGTGTCAATTATGTGAGTGTGTGAGTTGGAGGGATACATGTGGTGCATGTGTGTGCAGGGCAGCCTAATCCGCCTTATGAGTCCATTTCCTGCAAATAATGAAGGTGATCAAGATGGCAGACCACAGAGTGGGAGTAGTAGAGATTATCAATATCTGCTTGACGCTAAGGATGGAGGAGGAGCCATTTTGTCTAACATGGTCACTGAAGGTGAGAACAGACTTGGTAACACATGTAGTCTAGGAAGGAATACTAGTTTTTATGTTTCTAGTGAGCCTCCTAACACCAATTTCAGAGAACCAGTTGCTGAGTTAGAGCCTATGAAAGATGTAATTTTACAATTTCTGCAGAGGTTTAGCATAGCAATGGCTTCAATGAGTCTGATTCGAAACCATCTGCTTTGCTTCAAGAAAAGATCAGTAGAATTGGCGGCCAGAGTGTCTTCGAATTCGATAGTGTAGCCCTTTGGGGGTGTATTTCAATATGTGGAAAAAGACCAGCCATGGAAGGTGCTGTCGCGGCCATCCCACAATTTTCGCAGATACCTGCTGAAATGCTAATGGATGATCGTGTTTTCAATGTGATGAAATGGGATTCAAGTAACCTAGCTTcccatttctttcttctttatgaTGGACATGGAGGATGTCAGGTATGCTAAATTCATTTCTCTTTTTGCAAACTAAACCAAGCGCGCACACATGTTATTTGAAACAAAGGTTAGGAGATCCAAGGACTTTCATTGAACAAGGCATAATTTGCACAGGCTGCTAATTATTGTTGTCAACGACTGCATTTGGCTTTGGCGGAAGAAATAGAACTGGAAAATTCAAGCCTTCTCCAGATGCTTTCTGAAATTTGATGCTGAGGTTGGCGCTTGTAGAATGTCTGATAACATCATTCTGCGCATAGGGTCAGGAACCGAGGATGTGAAAATAATTCCAAGGTAAGCTTGGAACTACTAGTTATGCATGCAACCATAAGCCTTCAAGATGAACTAAAATGAGACCGCCAAGTACTTGAAACCATGGATCATACCAGATCCAGAGGTGATGTTTGTTTTCTCGACAAAAAAACAGGATGAGTGCCGTATTCTAGCTAGTGACGGTTTATGGGATGTTGTGACGAACGAGCAGGCCTGTGACATTGCTTGGAGGAGAATCCTTTTCTGGCACAAAAAACCCCCACCGCAGAAAGGGGCGACGGAGTAGATCCTGCAGCTCAAGCTGCAGCAGAGCAGAGTATCTCTCAAGGCTTGCTCTCGAAAGAGGAAGCAAGGACAATGTCTCTGTAGTTGTGGTCGCCTTGAAAGCTCAAAGTaagttcaagaaaaaaaaaaacctaacagTTAAAACCCTGCAAAAGATCCGTTAGTACACGCGCATGGTTCTTACTATCAGTTTTTCACCTGGCAAATGATGGTTTCATATGTTGTTTACAAAGAAGAACTACACAGAAGCAAAATCCCTGGAAACAAAGTGGAACTACGATCAAAGAGCACAATCAATCAGTTTCATCTATCAATGAGCAGAGTCAATCAGTTTCATCTGAGGACAAGAATTATGAATAAGAGGACTACCTGTTTATGGATTCTTAAGGACCAATGACTGCTTGAAATAATAACATTCGCATAGAAAatgcaaattttcattttatcaCAAGGACGCAAATCTTTGCAGCTGCACCCAGATCTGATCAGCTTGATTTAATCAGTgttctatttctttctttctttttttgtccatTTAGGCTCGCAAAAGCAATGAAGCATTTGTAAGATAAAATCAGAAAAGAGcccttcaaagttcaaaggAAAGAGCATATATAATGTTACATAAATATGAGGACTGAACAACAAGAGAGAATTACCGATCCATCATTACCATATTGCAGAACTAATGGCAAGAACTACAAATTTATCATCACCATAGTAAAAGATTCAGGGTCTGAACAAATAAGCCACAAATACAAATGACAGCAGGTTGAAGCACGCTAGATTCTATCCTCATGAAGGGAATGATGGACATGTTATTCATGTTATAAATTGAGTCCATAACTCACATACCATATATGACTTAGAAGGTTGCAAGTGGAGATCCTGCATCGGTGAAGTAAGATGAGAGATCTACATGCGAGTCTTCATACTTACTTAGGAATGGATGATTCTGGTattatcaaaaaacaaaaaaaataccaaatttTCCATTAGAACATATTTTGATAATACTGTCagaaaaatgttgaaagaaGCACAGAGATGTTGCATACCAGAAGTTCCTGTGCTGACAGTCTATCTTTTGGGTCTTTGTGTACACTGAATCAGACAAAAAAGACCCAGAATAAGGGTTAGTAACCCCAGGAATAGGATAGTTGTACAAGATCTAGGGCAACTGTAACTGTCAACAAGAGAACACTTGAAACGGTACACCCCTAAAATAATGAGAGCACATAATGAATTGGTGGCGGCGCTGAAGTAGAATACTTTCCATCAAATGGAAAATGAAGTTTCATTTATGGATGAAAAAGCCAGTTAAGGACAGAGAGATCATATTATCATAATGCATGAACAGAAACGATGGACATCTTTATGAATTCCAAGGATGGGGTAACATTTAGTGCTACTGTAAAGAAATAGGACAGCAGCACACATTCACAAACTCACCAGTTCAGCTTGAACTAGATCAGAAAGCAAAGAGAAatcagagagaagaagaaaagtagaaaacacATTCAGAGTAGCTATCTCTCAATTCATACATCATTGCATGGTTTCTTAGCTTACATCAGCATTTTAAAACACAAGCTTCTCCAGAATACTCCAGAGAAGGACACATAAGTATACACGCTTAAGACGGTCAACACAGATTGACCAAACACAAAGCAAACACAACTCAATACACAAACTTTAAACATATATTGCACAGGAAAAGTCTCAACACTCTAACAACTACAAATAATCTTTAGCTCATTATTTAGTAACTTTAGACAAATATATAATCCTTACCATGCGGATATGAATGAGCAGAACTCCTGAGAAAATTGGTTGGAGGGTGCAGAAGGTGGTGGTTGCTCAACAATGGCTTCCATAAGTTCATAAAAGTTAATCCATCCTTCATCTTGCTCTGGTGGTGTATATGGGAACTTCCCTGTTGCACACTCGAGCAATACTAACCCCAAACTCCATATGTCACTTTTGTAGCTATGGCTTCCTCCAATAATTCTCTCGGGCTACAGAATACAGTAACCATGAACTAGTTTCAAACTACGACAGAAGAGGGGTGCACAAAAAACTTTATATTATACTTTTACCCAACATATTTAGTTCCAATCACTTACAGACATATAGTTGTACGTCCCAAGAAAGGTATTTGCCTGCCCTGAGGTACTTGCCATTACTGTACTCACTCCAAAATCAGTAATTTTGACTTCCCCTCTATGGTTTATTAGTAGATTAGAAGGTTTTAGGTCCCTATGGATAATGTGTTTTTCATGATGAAGATAAAGCAAACCCATTAGCACCTGCATTAACAGCAAAAATGAACATATCAATAGTGAAGATTTGGGCATTTATGTATTTGAAATAATCAGAGCTCACAAACAATCTTCCATAAGCTCCACCTGTTTACAAATAGCAGCAAGATATGGTTCTGGaattattttgacttttttcagAAAATCTGCGAGAGATCCACCATCCATATACTCTAAGATAATAGAGATGGTACCATTATCATAGAAAGACTGATAACAGACAACAACATATGGACATTGTGATGATTGGTTGATCTTCAATTCCCGCGCAATCTGTTTGCGTGTGGACTCTTCTATGCTCATTTGGATTACCTGAGTATGAGCAACATCATTAATCTGTGACAGCATGAGGACCCCAAATGTGTAAACAATAATTACGCAGAGATAATAGACTTGAGGCATATGAGATGTATGATAAATGACGCTTTACATGTAGACATTAATACAGCTTTAATATCAGATCTACTAACAGGGTGACCACCAAAGCCACCATAATAGCAAGTAAATGTAAGATTTTAGTCATATTAATATGTTGATGTCTCAATTGGCATAATATCTTCCCCAAACAACAGTTAAAATTTGAAACTAAGTCTCAAAACTTCATAAAAGAACTCCTTGCCCCAGAGGTATCCCTGATTGAATAGTTATATAATCTAGAACAACCAAAATCTAAAGCTATATTTGGTTTTAATGCATCACATTTTGCAACAATGTCTGTCACTATCAATTCATTTATCAtcacaagaagaaaataaatctcTAGCTCAGCCTTTCAAAGAAAAACGTTGGTTTGCAGACTtaattatgataaaaaaaaaactctgatCTAGAGGCAGTAGAACAATTAAATATACTATCACCAGCTTACAGTCAAATTAACAATTTAAAACTCCTCGAAGATTAACACACTCACATTATGCAGCAAATCCAATAgataatttgacatattttcgCTAGAAGCTAAATATAACTTTAAGAACTATTAAACTATTATTCGTATCCCACTGAGGACGAAAATCTTAAGGCAGTAATCACTGTTGAAATACAGTAATGCTACCTGCAGCCATGAGAAGAATAACCTTCATACACCGTCCGGTGCACAACTGATGGGTGTGCTTGAAAGTAGAGAGCAATAAAACATAATTAGCAAATAAAGCAAGGCGAATTGTATTGTACCTTTAGTGCAAAAAACTGACCCGTCCATTTATGTTGCACCAATTGCACAAATCCACCATTTCCCTTTCCAATGACTTTGATTGTGTCTACATCTGCTAAGGTTAGCTGGTTATCTGATGCCTGAATAGGAGGAGGAGGCTGAACACATGCACAAACACATACAGATCATACATTAAATTCTTGAAGGCCGTAGACAATTGATATGATTGAGTAAATCGCACTTCTTAAAGGCATCAAAACATTAACATTTAACACCAATAATGAGTCAACAGTTCCCTTTTTACAAGCTGCAGTCAATTGTTTGAACACTAAAAGGAATGTTATGGATGATTCCGGTCACCATGAGAAAAACTACTAAAATACCAATTGACATGCCATacattccaaaggttcaaactCAAAAGGCAGATAGGTAAATAAAACATTccatattataaaagaaaaatcaaagcaaCTAATGGTAGTTTAAAATCATGATCAAGCCACCACTTAATTTTTGGAGGTCTCAATCTTAGATCTCTGTGCATAGCAGTAATTACAAAGACAACAATACCAAACAACAATAGAAACTCCTCAATCAGACAAATTTAGGGTGACAAGAAGAAAAAGCTTCTCTGTCACAAACAGATATTTCAACAAATTCCAGATCAGTAGCAACAAATAAACGAAGAACGAAAGAACACACAGAGATCAAACAAAGTAAACGATCTTACAGCATCGGTTTCAATCTGAGAAATAACTCGAACTCCATCCCTATTAACGAGTAGATCACCATCCCTAAACGTACCGCTTTGGGTCCTGCATACCAAATCCATAACCAAACTAAGCCAACAAAAAAAAGGCAGAAAAAAgcacatatatacacaaatgTTAAAAAGTGAGAAGAAGGAATTACAGGAACTTAGCGAGGGAGACCTCCTCGTCgggagaaggaagagagagCTTGAGATTAAGAGTAGGGTTTAAATTTCCCCTCCTCATGGTTGATTATGCGCAGAGAGCAGAGAAGTTgcgagtctatggagaaaaCTAGAAGCCTAGTAGTCCTGTCTGTGgccaaaatgaacaaaaaataagGTAGTCTGCAAGTATTGGTTGACCAAGACCAGTCACCGTCgaagaaacttaccaagaagATGACACTTTCTGCTTAGTGCTtatactttttgtttttatttacgGGTTAATAGCATTTTTGACCTTCTCGTGTTTTAATTTGCATATTGAAAGATTTTTTATGCCAATTTGATACACTAAAATTTCAATTTATACTAAATTATAGAGTCTATCAAATTTGCTCACTTTAAGGTAGTCAATCTGCTCACGTGACAGGTTGACCGTTAACCCAATTTTTTCATGTGGATAATACTATCCAAGtggattttattaattttttcttataaaaatttCACATGTCGACAAAAATAAATgcaattacccaaaaaaattaccaaaaatataacagtaaaaaaaatcaattaccaaaaaagtaaaaaaatcctaaatcaatggaaaattttctaacttaatttgattttaattgtattaattaatactttttTCCCTTAATTATACAAATCTTTGTCATGTCATCATCGTTTCTCACACTGTTTGTCATGTCAACAAAACTTAACAGTCAACCTGTTACATGAACACGTTGACTACGCTAAATTAGGCAAATCTGACCGATTGTGTAATTTATAACAAATTGAAACTTTGATATatcaaattgacacaaaaaaaatttcggtGTACAAATTGAACacggaaaatctttcagtgaccaaaagtgttATTATTTACCTCGcgccttttttcccctttttttactTTACATTTTTTCCCACTATTTCTATTACTTCTTGGTTGGTAATCGATTGAGTTAAGCATATATGTGTCTAGGATTCGATTTCAACCACAAGCATAATTCTTGgtggtattcaaaaaaaaagagtattttctttttaaaaaaattttac encodes the following:
- the LOC119993203 gene encoding mitogen-activated protein kinase kinase 2-like isoform X1, producing MRRGNLNPTLNLKLSLPSPDEEVSLAKFLTQSGTFRDGDLLVNRDGVRVISQIETDAPPPPIQASDNQLTLADVDTIKVIGKGNGGFVQLVQHKWTGQFFALKINDVAHTQVIQMSIEESTRKQIARELKINQSSQCPYVVVCYQSFYDNGTISIILEYMDGGSLADFLKKVKIIPEPYLAAICKQVLMGLLYLHHEKHIIHRDLKPSNLLINHRGEVKITDFGVSTVMASTSGQANTFLGTYNYMSPERIIGGSHSYKSDIWSLGLVLLECATGKFPYTPPEQDEGWINFYELMEAIVEQPPPSAPSNQFSQEFCSFISACVHKDPKDRLSAQELLNHPFLSKYEDSHVDLSSYFTDAGSPLATF
- the LOC119993203 gene encoding mitogen-activated protein kinase kinase 2-like isoform X2 → MRRGNLNPTLNLKLSLPSPDEEVSLAKFLTQSGTFRDGDLLVNRDGVRVISQIETDAPPPPIQASDNQLTLADVDTIKVIGKGNGGFVQLVQHKWTGQFFALKVIQMSIEESTRKQIARELKINQSSQCPYVVVCYQSFYDNGTISIILEYMDGGSLADFLKKVKIIPEPYLAAICKQVLMGLLYLHHEKHIIHRDLKPSNLLINHRGEVKITDFGVSTVMASTSGQANTFLGTYNYMSPERIIGGSHSYKSDIWSLGLVLLECATGKFPYTPPEQDEGWINFYELMEAIVEQPPPSAPSNQFSQEFCSFISACVHKDPKDRLSAQELLNHPFLSKYEDSHVDLSSYFTDAGSPLATF